The Helianthus annuus cultivar XRQ/B chromosome 16, HanXRQr2.0-SUNRISE, whole genome shotgun sequence genome includes a window with the following:
- the LOC110917845 gene encoding kiwellin-1, translating into MNRFLVIVLFIVFTETSIQISAQTCKPSGSIRGRKPPPGECNTENDSECCVQGKFYTTYTCSPAVTSATKAKLTINSFQKGGDGGGPSECHNQYHSNDTPVVALSTGWYKGGSRCHKFITINGNGRSVKAMVVDECDSTRGCDADHDYQPPCPNNIVDGSKAVWKALGVSKDNWGDLNVTWSE; encoded by the coding sequence ATGAATAGGTTCCTTGTTATCGTGTTATTCATTGTCTTTACAGAAACTTCTATCCAAATCAGTGCTCAGACTTGCAAACCGAGTGGCAGCATCCGGGGAAGAAAACCACCTCCTGGAGAATGCAACACAGAGAATGACTCGGAATGTTGCGTACAAGGTAAGTTCTACACCACGTATACATGCTCTCCTGCAGTGACAAGTGCTACTAAAGCGAAACTTACAATAAACAGTTTCCAAAAGGGAGGGGATGGTGGTGGTCCATCTGAGTGTCACAACCAATACCACTCCAATGACACGCCGGTTGTGGCACTATCAACCGGATGGTACAAGGGAGGGAGTAGGTGCCATAAGTTTATTACCATTAATGGAAATGGGAGGAGCGTTAAGGCGATGGTTGTGGATGAGTGTGACTCTACTAGGGGGTGCGATGCTGATCATGACTATCAACCACCTTGCCCTAATAATATTGTTGATGGTTCTAAAGCTGTGTGGAAAGCCTTAGGGGTATCAAAAGATAACTGGGGAGATTTAAATGTTACTTGGTCAGAGTGA